The DNA sequence ACTCtgaagtaatcctctttttcaattttttaaattgtacATTCTTAGTCCTCTGTTTAACATATTTGGAATTAAACATCCAAATTGGTTAGACTATCACCACTTCCATTTAGGGACATATTGCTTGCAATGTTTGTAATAATATGGGTTCAATATTGGCTCAGGGTTGCCTATGTTGTTGTAATTGTATAATCAATTAAGTGATTGACAAATACTCTGCAGTAAAGTCTTCCAATTGTACTAATTAGTTAATAACTCATTATAATACTTGTACTAAATAATAAATGTTAAGATATGATAAAATACATGACTTCtcttattttatgaaataataatatatacaattttgctaataataaatatcctaaaaattaatattgaatatttttataaatttgatGGCTCTGTACTTATTTTATGTGTCTCGCAGATTTAAAAATAGGGAAAACTAATCCTGAAAGTGATACGGTTGTTGGAAGTACTTTTTCTCCAAGTGCAGACATTTCCGCTGCTATTGACGATGGTCTTTCTGGTGGAACATAGCAAAGTCCAGCTCCTCCATCGTTGCTTGCCTAAACTCCTTCATTAGAAACACAGATCAAAACTGCTGGAACTACTGGTGAGTCTCCAAAAGAGGTAAAATGTAAACCCAGTAAGGCACCTAGTAGTGTTTGGACTCATTTTTCTAAAAGTTCTCCTAATGAAGCCTGTTGTaactattataaaaaaaaaatatgcataCAATAGTTCTAGTCATGGTACAACAAACTTGCATAAACATTTAagaatttgcattaaaaatccTCATTATAAGCAAGTTGAAGAGGGATAAAAAACTATTGCACTTAGGAGCCAATTTGAGGATGACCCTAATGCAATTACTATGAAACTTGTTGATTTTAATCAAGAGAAAACTTGTCTTGCtcttgtaaatataataattgtTGATGAACTTCCTTTTAAATTTGTTGTGGCTGAAGGTTTTAGACAATTTATGAGTAAAGCACAACCTAGGTTTAAGGTTCCTTCCCGTTGGACAATTGCTAGAGATTGTATGGCTTTGTTTAGAAATGAGAAAGAGAAGTTGAGAAATTTGTTATCAAAAATTGCCAAATGGTTTTCCTTACTACCGATACTTGGACCTCAGttcaaaatttgaattatatGTGTGTGACTGCGCATTATATTGATGAGTTTTGgacattgcataaaaaaatattgaattttgGTTTGATTACTGATCATAAGAGTGAGACTATAGGGAGAGCCTTAGAACATTGCTTACAAGAGTGGGTATTAGAAGGATATGTTGTGTAACTGTTGACAATGCTAGTGCTAATGGTGTTGCAATTTTGTATTTACTTAGAGACATAGGTGATTGAAATGGGTCAATattattaaatgaaaaattcATGCATATGAGATGTTGTGCTCACATATTAAATCTAATTGTCGGTGATGGTATGAAAGAGATTGATAGCTCCATAAGTAAAATCAGAATTGCATGCAAGTTTGTTAGGTCATCTCCTACTAGGATGCAAGCTTTAAAGAGGTGTGTTCAAGAGGCTAATATAACTTGTAAGGTTAGTGTAGTGTTAGTTATGACAACTAGGTGAAACTCTATCTATTTGATGTTAGAAGCTGCTGACAAGTTTGAATCGACTTTTAGTCGGCTTAGTTATCAAGACTCATTTATTTGTTGGCACTTAAGTTTGAAGGAGGACCTCCTTATGCTAATGATTGGAAAAGGACACGTGTGTTTGTGAAGttcttgaaaatattttatgatgcAACTCTTATTTTTTCTGGTTCTTTAAATGTtacatgtaataatttttttaataaattgtgTGATATTTAAAAAACTTTGAATAAGTGGAGAAAGAGTAATAATGTTGGTTTGTAAAAGATGGTGACACAAATAAAAGTTAAACTAGATAAATATTGGGAGAGTGATGGCATAAATTACTTTTTTTGTGGCTAATTTTCTTGATTTTCGTTACAAGTATGAGTATGTTGAGTTTTGTCTTAATCGGGTGTATAGGTTGAATCAAGCCAAAGATATGttgaaaaaattgaagaatatcATTCATAAGCTGTTTGAATATTACTCCATGATATATTTTCTTCCAGATGGTAGTTCTTCTAGTAGTTTTAATTCTAGCATTGCCTCTCATGATTATAGGGTTGGTGGTGAAAATGCAAATGAGGAGAAAGATGGCTTCGAGAATGAATTTAGATTGAGGGTTAAAAAAAAGTAAGGTGAGGTCAAAAGGAATGAGTTGGAAAGATACATGGAAGATGATGTGGAGGATAATATTCTCGGTTTTGACATTTTGCGTTGATGGAAATTGAAATCAATGAAGTATTATGCTCTTGCTTACATGGCTAGGGATTTATTGGCTATTCCTATCTCTACCGTGTTATCTGAGTCGGTATTTAGTACTAGTAGTCGTGTGCTTGACCAATTTAAAAGCTCATTAGTCCTTCTACTGTTGAGTCTTTAATTTACTCACAAAATTGGTTGAGGACTCAAAAGAAGATACGTTATTTAAAGCAAGAATTTgaggaccaagaaaaaattgaataaagtaactatttttaaattatatttctttaaatcattatgtaattattgttattgttgaatctctaataataatttaattactgTTAATGGAGAGCTTTCAGCTTTAATAATATCTAATCAAGCCATTGGAGTTGATGTTGTTTACAACAATTTGAGGTTAAcatttttttactaattatttgTTTGTTGAGTTACTTTTCATTAATCAATTTCATATATTGACATTAGCTAATTATATGCTGATTTTTTGAAGGTCACAACTCTTCTCTTGAACACGCTTGGTTGATAGAATGAAGGATTATGGAATGAAGACTTTGAAAACTAGACAAATATTTCTATTGCACTTTTGTATTTAACTTctaatgtttaaattttattgtgtTTTGATTTTAGCTTCTTTCAAAGATTATTCACTAGACTTTTGTATTTAGCTTCTAATATTTCTATTGCACTTTTGTATTTCTATTAGACAAAGATTATTCACTATtaatatatttgaattttaatgagTTTAGTTTTAATGTATTTGGTGTTTAACATGTTTGAATTATTTCTATTGATATTACATGTTTATTatacttgttgaatttttaagataaaaatttagtttttttttataaatttcaaaGTCATTGGTACCTAATTATCCAAACCGAACTAATCCGTTTTTAATCGGTTTGATTTGGTTCGGATACAtgcacaaaaaaatatatatccaaatcaaatatattttaattgattCGGTTTTAATTTCACCTTGAATCTAAACCAAATCGACCCATGCTCACCCCTACCATTTGGTGGGCATGGAATCGACTTAGCTTCTCTTCGACGAAGCAAACTCGTCGCGCGCAGGTGGCAATGGAGCAGGCAACGTCAAGATCGCGCCTTCTTTTGGTGAGCCAATTTCTACCTCCATCTCGCACCACAGCCGCCTAGTTTGCATCCAACCCAAACGTCTTCAAGGACAATGTGTATGCAGCAAAAAAGAATGAGTCCTTGGATCTCTACGAATCTCTGTATAATTATTTTGTCTTTAAATACTCTGAAATCAGGGGGCGTAGTGGTGGTAGTGagagttttaaaaatttaggattaaaaaaagaagtgatggtgatggtggagttaaggttaaaaataaaaaaaaataatttaaaaattttattaaaaagttaacaaaaattttgaattttgatattttatcgTACAAAATCTATTTTTGATGGGTACAACAACGTTAAATCATTTGCtaaattggatatatatatattggttctttaatttatatatgtagGGGCCCTTTTCCATTGTTAGCAGCTTATATGCACGACCGCAGTGGCAGTCAGGCAGTGTTTGTAATCGGAACACGTACAATTAATTTGAGTTTAGGGTACAAGGGTTTAATGTTGATACATTTATTTGACAAAGACgaaagaaatttaaattattatttaattaattttatcatataaatatcTTTGAAAAGTATATCtgactaaaaatttttgaaaacataattttttaaatttttactatattaaatatattaaaaacttaagaagttctattattatatttttaacatgtGTATTTAAAGTTTAGAATACATTTTAGCCACGTCTATTTTTTTCCGATGATTTTAACTTTAGACTATTGTAAAATAGAACAATTTTGTCCATTATCCgactaatttattattattatgtcaATAAAAGtatttgactaaattaatttaaatcaaaGGGCTTACAAAACGAAATATACGATGGAATAACGAACAataatacatcaaaattattaataataaattgttTATGTTAATGTAGGTATAGATTTTTGAAACGATCATTGTCACAGCATATATAttgtcaaattaaaatatttagtttTGAATGAGTCGTGagtattattaattatttatttgtttttggaGAACTAGGAGTCTAGCATGCAACATGAAAAGATTTTCAGAAAGATAAcgtacaaaaaaaataattatattaggtgtatactaaaatcagttattaaattcaataattaatatagaatatatataaaaatatataatatacgtaaaaataaattaaattatataaatatttatatacaaatatataataagtgATTTTAAcgtataaatattaattatttttttcttgcattaaACTACAGCCACAAAatagcgtttgttttgaggtactgaaatagagatggagagattgagattcagtatcatgtttgttggttcAGAGACTAGTACTAAAATTACTGTCTCTGtctccaaaatttcagtatttcagtacttCTAAAATGTGAGAACCCAGGAAACTAAAATTTGTAGAGatggagactgaaactttaataacattttatacctaaaataccctcattttaattaattaattacaattttattttttgtgcaaattaaattagagtttcattcttatttcaatttctgtATCTCATTTTGCACCAGacaaaatattaagatttatttcaatttctgtctcaatctcagTCTTTTCGTCTCTATCTCTCCACCAAACACTACCTAATTGAAAACGGTGAAAAAACAAATGTTCCCCATTATTGGTGCaactctattttatttttactataattaataTACAGTTTTCTTTTATAAATCACAAGGTAGTTCATGGTCCTTAAACCACCAACCAAGCCAAATCTTCTGGTATCTTTAAAATAAACAGTTAGTggataaaaaataactaatttgcTAAAATTAATGCACATCATGCGTGTCTTTGTACCAATCAAATTTGGTTATGACCATGTGGTCTCCATATAAAATGAGACTGAATTGTGGATTAGTATAAGTATAGTAgtactaataaataataaatatacttCAACAAAACCAAACAAAATCTTCtagttttttctttatttagaCCTGTTTGATGAATGCTTTCCGATCCCAAGAAACCATTGTTTTAGATATTAGGTGAACTTCTTCTAGCTCATTCCCCACTTTAATTAGTAAACTAGTGATGACTATTTAAGTTCTTTTTATGTTGATGATCAACATTccatatttaattatataatatatagtagtagtaataGGTGATAACgagaagataagataacaatGAGTTGGAAATTATTATGATAGAGTTCGAGTGTGGCAATTATTGGGCATGAGAAACTCTTTCGGCTTTAGAGGAGAAGTGATAGAAAAAGAGGGCCGTTCAAAACTAGCATAGGATTCTAATATTTTCCCTCCACATGTGCTTTGTCGCTATATTCATATGAGTCCATCCATGAACTAACTTATAATATATCACAAAAGCATTATAGAGTACCTTCCCCACTATCGATACACCAAGTGGGTGGGGGTCATTAGAGACACATAATAAGGTTTTTTATGCATATCAAATCGAATTGTTCATGTTTATAAGAGTAGTAGTACTATAGTCAACTAACTAGGATTGAACTAATAACTTGGTGCAAACTTCTTTTTATGAGAGGAATTTTAGACCTTACTCTGCATTGAATATTGTGCAAAAGAagtactttttttttcatatatatggAGATGTGGGGCATATTGTGTGCACTTCTCTCGTGTATGTGCTACCCTaactagtaaaaaaaaatagagccaattatagtataatttttttattttttattttaaaatttaaaaaattaagatagtagagaattattttcttattttgttgtgtaacaaatttatttttaactagCTGGTTAGAATTGACTTTACCCTTAATTGATTATCTAAATAGgtaaaaaaaatgtgaaaattcaggtgcagtcgactttaTGTAAAGTTAGTCAAATaaatcaaatcatctaacgactctcatTTATCAACTTCACAAAATCGACTGCATCTAAATTTCCaccgtaaaaaaaaaaagagtgatTTACTTTAATGTTTGAAGTGGTTCGCAAAAGATCATGAATGTATAATACTAGAGCTGAGTAATTTTAGTCAAAACAACAAAATCATGGATAAAGTATGttatttttgtcttttgaagtttattttttttaatatttttaatttatactaaaattacttttaaatattaattttatctaaaatattaggaataaaataaaatttatataaaagtaattttaacacaaataaaaaatatatattaagaagaaaattgaataaaattaaatcatatacatattcttaaaaaaattgtaaacaggaaaaaaatatattttaccgATTTATcgtaaaataataattaatattaattgaaattaaattataagagataaaatattaaatagtgaaatttgtgaaaaagaaTATGAAAATAGGACATAGGGTGGGGCTTATGATGGATGAGAGTGAAGAATGAGATAGGAACCGTGCAGCATCTGCCTAACTCTTTTGAAAAGGATTGTACCTCCCAACTTGCAAGTTTTGGATCACATTCTTCTCTCATATATTTGACTTCATATCTCTCATCAtgtctctattttttattttttaatgtacgCGTGTTTGTGAACAGTAGTCACACATCATAGTCATCCATACATGGATATAGATACTAGGTTGAAAGTTGAATACAATCTCCATAAATCGCTATGGTAAAGAAATAAAACTAGCAACAGTTAATTAAGAtacaatttttattaattaattctttTTCCCTATACAGAATAGTCCTAATCTCCGATCCTCTAGTTAGGACTAAGGAGAAGTAAGGTAGACATAACAGAATGAAATGCTAGGTAGGTAGGTCTAAGATTGATGATTTTAATTCTCAACTAACATGGCGGATGAAGACGGTTTCTAAGTCAGGTGGGTTGAAGAACTCTCTGATAACACCAACACCACGAAAATTATTGCACTTTGAAGAAGGTTTTCGCTTCTTCTTTGGAGCAGGTGGGCACGTTAATATTGTTGGGATTCTTGATTCAACACTTGTTGGGGTTGTTGTACATTCATCCTCTGCTTCTGCTCCTGtctctgcttcttcttctttctgaTCCCTGTCAATGTCAAGGGTAGTGGTGTTTATTGGCTTCAATGGTGCACGCAAAGAGATTCCAGCGATGACCCATTTTCTGTTACTGTGATCTGAGTCGAATCCTCCGTCTACTTGCGCCGCCTTCTCGGAGAGTCCCATGTTGTTcactcacacacacacacgcgaaaagagtaagaaaaagaaagtgttTATATGTGTGAAGAGTATATATGTAAAGGAAGGgaatatatataagaataaaGATGTTTTTGTGTTTAATTTCTTTTTGGTTTCTTTTTGAATTTGAGTGAGGAAAGTGTTAAACTGATGAAAAAAGAGGAACGGATAAAAGCAAGCTAAGGGTGGTTGGTTCaaaggaagagaaagaagagaatagaaggatgaggatgaagaagaagagtgGAGAGTGGAGAGTGAAGAGAGTATAATAAATGAGGTTGAAAAATTGAATACgttgaatgaatgaatgaatgttGAAAGAAGTTAAAGGCCAATGAGAGAAGGGAGGGAAAGGGAACCCGAGGAAGAGAGCAGGAAACCCAAGCTCGTGACATAAGCAACCACTCTATACCCGACACCTAATTCAAttcaataattaaattataccACGGATTATTCAAGATAACAATATTTCTTATTCAATAATTGTGTATTAGGCATCTCCAAACTTAATCGCTACTTCGGGTAATGCActattcataattaaaataagggtaaattattaaaatggtATCGGAAAAAATTTAGTGTcgataaaaaaagattttaaaagatgtaaaagataagataatttgaaaaattttaaaatttgataaaaatatctaaacataaaaatatgatgtcacaatgaacaaaaaaattttaataatggtgACAGAgaattttgatggtatttttcttcttttctttcaatttaaaattctttttataaCCGTTCATTCATTGTCAATTATAAGAGGTTTAATGACTCTGTTCCTTTTCTTTCAATCCAAAACTCTTTTCGTATCTTTGCAACTTATAAAGAAATCTTACGCTATAGAATTCATAATTGCTTGCTCCTCCAATAGAAAATCTTTTATGAGATCGGTGAACTTTTATTGTTGTGGTTGGTGGAAGTGGTAGTGACGTTATTGTTGTTATTCTTGTAAATATAACTTTTGCAGATTTTGTGgttgaagaagatgaatcaGTGACGTCTAGGTGAGATTTAAAGATATAATATGAGAAAAGAATGGTTGAACAAAAGAGCATATTATCTCTTGCATATACAACGAGCTCAAAAGAAAGCGGGGATAGAAGAAGGCGAAGATGCGATCGATAAACCTCGGAAGAAGAAGGCGAAGATGCGATCAATGAGCCTTTGGAAAAAGCTTGCAGTCATGGTGGTGCCATTGGTGTGGCGAAGGCGTAAGAAAAAGGGTGAAGATGGTGATGGTGATTATGAAAACCTTCTATGATTGTTCGATAAGGAAGGTAATAAAGAAGAAAGTAAAAGATGTGATTTAAGGAacttagggtttaggattttttCTCTTTCAGCACTTTCAATTGGTAGGTAAGTATTTTTTGTTCACTATAACGTCATACTTTTTATGTTTGAgtatttttgtcaaattttaaaatttgttgagaATTATTTTATCTTTCATCTTTTTCAGGATTTTTTTGtcaatatcaaattttttttgtacCATTTTAATAGTATATTCTTAAAATACAGATGTgtatatttattatgaatttagttatttgtattttaagaatatattttaatagtataataataaaaaattaaatatatattcaatatattatcaa is a window from the Arachis stenosperma cultivar V10309 chromosome 3, arast.V10309.gnm1.PFL2, whole genome shotgun sequence genome containing:
- the LOC130969614 gene encoding cyclin-dependent protein kinase inhibitor SMR6-like, with protein sequence MGLSEKAAQVDGGFDSDHSNRKWVIAGISLRAPLKPINTTTLDIDRDQKEEEAETGAEAEDECTTTPTSVESRIPTILTCPPAPKKKRKPSSKCNNFRGVGVIREFFNPPDLETVFIRHVS